The proteins below come from a single Eucalyptus grandis isolate ANBG69807.140 chromosome 3, ASM1654582v1, whole genome shotgun sequence genomic window:
- the LOC104436254 gene encoding LOW QUALITY PROTEIN: peptidyl-tRNA hydrolase 2, mitochondrial (The sequence of the model RefSeq protein was modified relative to this genomic sequence to represent the inferred CDS: inserted 1 base in 1 codon) → MFASSSQSRKKQPKKEEKEWLAVSFRPENFVPGLIIGFILGWFIDLSKPPKSNTRRXKLFARKQQEQCLVSSGGDQDLKMVLVVRQDLKMGQGKIASQCAHAATGMYGELMQSDRFLLRKWEQCGQPKIVCTCKNQQEMNKLREAAEGMGLPTFVVADAGRTQVAAGSRTVLAIGPGPKELVDSVTGKLRLL, encoded by the exons CAgccgaagaaggaagagaaagaatgGCTCGCCGTGAGTTTCCGGCCCGAGAATTTCGTTCCGGGACTCATTATCGGTTTCATTTTGGGATGGTTCATTGATTTATCCAAGCCCCCCAAGAGCAATACGAGGA AGAAACTTTTTGCCAGGAAACAGCAAGAGCAGTGTCTGGTCTCGAGCGGAGGTGACCAGGACCTCAAAATG GTTCTAGTGGTGAGGCAGGACCTTAAGATGGGACAAGGGAAGATTGCTTCTCAATGTGCTC ATGCTGCCACGGGGATGTACGGAGAGCTGATGCAGAG TGACCGTTTTTTACTGAGAAAGTGGGAACAATGTGGACAACCAAAAATTGTTTGTACGTgcaaaaatcaacaagaaat GAATAAGCTAAGGGAAGCAGCTGAGGGCATGGGTCTTCCAACTTTTGTTGTTGCCGATGCTGGGCGAACACAG GTTGCAGCTGGTTCGAGGACTGTTCTTGCTATCGGACCTG GACCGAAAGAATTAGTGGACTCAGTAACAGGAAAGTTGCGCCTCCTATAA
- the LOC104436255 gene encoding protein NONRESPONDING TO OXYLIPINS 2, mitochondrial isoform X2, producing MASRCRSLTKPALSLFKSTVCKPTPKPTCSPSLLTARSSLTPTRSFSQLGTLQSMLPLYTAVSSARLTSCLGMDSRSSRSMCQELGLSVPR from the exons ATGGCCTCTCGTTGCAGATCTTTGACGAAGCCGGCTCTCTCCCTCTTCAAATCCACCGTCTGCAAGCCGACTCCAAAACCCACGTGCTCGCCATCTCTCCTCACCGCCCGTTCGTCTCTCACTCCGACCAG GTCGTTTTCTCAATTGGGTACTCTTCAATCGATGCTCCCATTGTACACGGCGGTCTCGTCGGCGAGGCTCACTTCGTGCCTCGGCATGGATTCGAGGAGCTCGAGGTCGATGTGTCAGG AGCTAGGTCTCAGCGTGCCTCGATAA
- the LOC104436255 gene encoding protein NONRESPONDING TO OXYLIPINS 2, mitochondrial isoform X1 — MASRCRSLTKPALSLFKSTVCKPTPKPTCSPSLLTARSSLTPTRSFSQLGTLQSMLPLYTAVSSARLTSCLGMDSRSSRSMCQGMLCSANPGV, encoded by the exons ATGGCCTCTCGTTGCAGATCTTTGACGAAGCCGGCTCTCTCCCTCTTCAAATCCACCGTCTGCAAGCCGACTCCAAAACCCACGTGCTCGCCATCTCTCCTCACCGCCCGTTCGTCTCTCACTCCGACCAG GTCGTTTTCTCAATTGGGTACTCTTCAATCGATGCTCCCATTGTACACGGCGGTCTCGTCGGCGAGGCTCACTTCGTGCCTCGGCATGGATTCGAGGAGCTCGAGGTCGATGTGTCAGGGTATGCTTTGCAGTGCGAACCCAGGAGTTTGA
- the LOC104436224 gene encoding GATA transcription factor 9, giving the protein MEAPEIKAEAPEFFQPGFCSPQFAPERRHSLDGKGGGGDPFMVDDLLDFSTTDDAVGGGGCGGGGGDGAFDNVTGSSTDSNVTAMDSCNSSFSGYDPNFGDGIGGCHRGFAEGHFASDLCVPYDDLAELEWLSNFAEESFSSEDLQKLQLISGMKARPDAAAAYETTAREFQPEPNRGGPIFHPDMSVPAKARSKRSRAAPGSWSSRLLVLSQSDPAPDDDGAGGPGGVPRPVAGKKTVRAAPKKKQPGLDGPDGPDGPDGPDVGGGEVRRCLHCQTDKTPQWRTGPMGPKTLCNACGVRYKSGRLVPEYRPAASPTFVLTRHSNSHRKVLELRRQKEMMRAQQLHQQQQQFLHQGHHQSMVFDASNGEDYLIHQHVGPDFRQLM; this is encoded by the exons ATGGAAGCGCCGGAGATCAAAGCGGAGGCGCCGGAATTCTTCCAGCCCGGCTTCTGCTCCCCGCAATTCGCCCCCGAGAGGCGCCATTCCCTCGACGGcaagggcggcggcggcgaccccTTCATGGTCGACGACCTGCTGGACTTCTCCACCACCGACGAcgccgtcggcggcggcggctgcgggggcgggggcggcgaCGGGGCGTTCGACAACGTGACGGGGAGCTCCACGGACTCCAACGTCACCGCCATGGACAGCTGCAACTCCTCCTTCTCGGGCTACGACCCGAATTTCGGCGACGGCATCGGCGGTTGCCACCGCGGTTTCGCCGAGGGTCACTTCGCCAGTGACCTCTGCGTTCCG TATGATGATTTAGCTGAGCTCGAATGGCTCTCCAACTTCGCGGAGGAATCGTTCTCCAGCGAGGACCTCCAGAAGCTCCAGCTGATATCCGGGATGAAAGCCCggccggacgccgccgccgcctacGAGACGACGGCCCGGGAGTTCCAGCCCGAGCCTAACCGAGGCGGCCCGATATTCCACCCCGACATGTCGGTGCCGGCCAAGGCCCGGAGCAAGCGCTCGCGTGCCGCCCCGGGCAGCTGGTCCTCTCGCCTGCTCGTGCTCTCCCAGTCCGACCCCGCCCCCGATGACGACGGGGCGGGCGGCCCCGGGGGAGTCCCGCGGCCCGTGGCGGGCAAGAAGACCGTCCGGGCGGCGCCGAAGAAGAAGCAGCCGGGGCTCGACGGGCCGGACGGGCCGGACGGACCGGACGGACCTGATGTCGGCGGCGGGGAGGTGCGGAGGTGCCTGCACTGCCAGACGGACAAGACGCCGCAGTGGCGCACCGGGCCGATGGGCCCGAAGACGCTGTGCAACGCGTGCGGGGTGCGGTACAAGTCGGGCCGGCTGGTGCCCGAGTACCGGCCAGCCGCGAGCCCGACCTTCGTGCTCACCAGGCACTCCAACTCGCACCGGAAGGTGCTGGAGCTGCGGCGGCAGAAGGAGATGATGAGGGCGCAGCAGctgcaccagcagcagcagcagttcCTCCATCAGGGCCACCACCAGAGCATGGTCTTCGACGCATCCAACGGCGAGGATTACCTGATCCACCAACACGTGGGGCCCGACTTCCGGCAGCTGATGTAG
- the LOC104436258 gene encoding thioredoxin-related transmembrane protein 2, with translation MEWLSAAASEPYYLFHLLAFFSYLPIRCSAALVLSPAAAHLLLRREIQAVLAFLALAAVKLVREETWEAFIADSLFFSKVFLIVVTLVIDYQLALWYILIFLVIYTLTQQPVSQFLGAASKLTPLQLETVLNDGSTSRFWLVEFRSSSSTSCIRASRCFAELSITYSNKNLSFAIVDLGLFPIVAEKFGISLGNMAQLPTYILFENATEIARFPDIDLGVKISYPPITKGLLSRHFELDRLLLEYVNGK, from the exons ATGGAGTGGCTGAGCGCGGCGGCGTCGGAGCCGTACTACCTCTTCCACCTCCTCGCCTTCTTCTCCTACCTCCCGATCCGCTGCTCCGCCGCGCTCGTCCTCTCTCCCGCCGCCgcccacctcctcctccgccga GAAATTCAGGCGGTCCTGGCGTTTCTGGCATTGGCTGCTGTCAAG CTTGTGCGTGAAGAAACATGGGAGGCGTTCATAGCtgattctttgtttttctcaAAG GTTTTTCTTATTGTTGTAACATTAGTGATTGATTACCAGCTGGCTCTCTGGTACATTCTGATATTCCTGG tgaTATATACATTAACCCAGCAACCTGTGTCTCAATTCTTAG GTGCGGCGAGCAAATTAACTCCACTGCAATTAGAAACGGTACTGAACGATGGGAGCACATCAAGATTCTGGCTG GTAGAGTTTCGCTCTTCGTCTTCCACTTCCTGCATTCGAGCAAGCCGATGCTTTGCTGAGCTCTCAATAAC ATactcaaacaaaaatttgtcCTTTGCGATAGTGGATCTTGGGCTTTTTCCTATTGTCGcagaaaaatttggaatatcTCTTG GGAACATGGCCCAGCTTCCCACATacatattatttgaaaatgcaACTGAAATAGCACGCTTTCCAGATATTGATCTTGGAGTCAAAATTTCCTATCCTCCCATTACTAAG GGACTTCTTTCCCGGCATTTTGAGCTTGATCGTCTCCTTCTTGAATATGTGAATGGCAAATAG